From the Kitasatospora viridis genome, one window contains:
- a CDS encoding acyl carrier protein — MNDDVYTFLTEVLADMNYDTAAVTPETELGPNGLDMESLAIAEVSIQVEDRYGVKFEEDEAEQLALMNLGQLVEEIVKRAAAVAK; from the coding sequence ATGAACGACGACGTCTACACCTTCCTCACCGAGGTGCTCGCCGACATGAACTACGACACCGCCGCCGTCACCCCCGAGACCGAGCTCGGCCCGAACGGCCTGGACATGGAGTCGCTGGCCATCGCCGAGGTCTCCATCCAGGTCGAGGACCGCTACGGGGTCAAGTTCGAGGAGGACGAGGCCGAGCAGCTCGCGCTGATGAACCTCGGCCAGCTGGTCGAGGAGATCGTCAAGCGCGCCGCCGCAGTCGCGAAGTGA
- a CDS encoding class I adenylate-forming enzyme family protein: MSWVDDVLLAGADDSPCLTLERTLDRAAVRELVEQEQQRLTSAGAHKGSTVALRLPPSLALITTLLAAWRLGAQVALLDVRLAPGEVATALERLRPQFLVESTAGAPGALRGFSTAAETVVTALDGLPAATDHALLQLSSGSTGPSKVIGRSAADLTAEIERYTRLDGFPQPGERVVVLASIVHVLGLVGGLLHTLHRGAELVLPARTTVDGIRRAIGADLRPTTVLGAPVQAEILASAGDGPELPGFKAMITGGDAVGDRLWKAFTERYGATLGSMYGMTEVGVIATDLRGAHRPQLAPAPGMELEILDGQILIRTAGSPYVGLTDPTRWVDGLLRTKDAGTLDRATGLLTVHGRMDSQVSIGGLKVDLLEVERTLAELPGVADVVVVHDRDITAYLTLTDPAAEAGLTAAMGPLLAPYKRPRALHVLPAFPRTATGKPLRDPVALRSHIVAPTG, from the coding sequence ATGTCGTGGGTTGACGATGTTCTGCTGGCCGGCGCGGATGACTCACCCTGTCTGACGCTGGAGCGGACACTGGACCGGGCCGCGGTCCGCGAATTGGTCGAACAGGAACAACAGCGGCTGACCAGCGCGGGTGCCCACAAGGGCAGCACCGTCGCGCTGCGGCTGCCGCCCTCGCTCGCGCTGATCACCACGCTGCTGGCCGCCTGGCGGCTCGGCGCCCAGGTGGCACTGCTGGACGTGCGGCTCGCCCCCGGCGAGGTGGCCACCGCGCTGGAGCGGCTGCGGCCGCAGTTCCTGGTCGAGTCCACCGCCGGCGCGCCCGGCGCGCTGCGCGGCTTCAGCACCGCGGCCGAGACCGTGGTCACCGCCCTGGACGGGCTCCCGGCCGCCACCGACCACGCGCTGCTCCAACTGAGTTCGGGCTCCACCGGGCCGTCCAAGGTGATCGGCCGCAGCGCCGCCGACCTGACCGCCGAGATCGAGCGGTACACCCGGCTGGACGGCTTCCCGCAGCCCGGCGAGCGGGTCGTGGTGCTCGCCTCGATCGTCCATGTGCTGGGCCTGGTCGGCGGGTTGCTGCACACCCTGCACCGGGGCGCCGAACTGGTGCTGCCGGCCCGCACCACCGTGGACGGCATCCGGCGGGCGATCGGCGCCGACCTGCGGCCCACCACCGTGCTCGGCGCGCCGGTGCAGGCCGAGATCCTCGCCTCCGCCGGGGACGGGCCCGAACTGCCCGGCTTCAAGGCGATGATCACCGGCGGCGACGCGGTCGGCGACCGGCTCTGGAAGGCCTTCACCGAGCGCTACGGGGCGACCCTGGGGTCGATGTACGGGATGACCGAGGTCGGCGTCATCGCCACCGACCTGCGCGGCGCCCACCGACCCCAACTCGCCCCCGCCCCGGGCATGGAGCTGGAGATCCTGGACGGCCAGATCCTGATCCGCACCGCCGGGTCGCCCTACGTCGGCCTGACCGACCCGACCCGCTGGGTCGACGGGCTGCTGCGCACCAAGGACGCCGGCACCCTGGACCGGGCCACCGGCCTGCTCACCGTGCACGGCCGGATGGACTCCCAGGTGTCGATCGGCGGCCTCAAGGTCGACCTGCTGGAGGTCGAGCGCACGCTGGCCGAACTCCCGGGCGTGGCCGACGTGGTGGTCGTCCACGACCGCGACATCACCGCCTACCTCACCCTCACCGACCCGGCCGCCGAGGCCGGGCTGACCGCCGCGATGGGGCCGCTGCTGGCCCCCTACAAGCGGCCGCGGGCCCTGCACGTGCTGCCGGCCTTCCCGCGCACCGCCACCGGCAAGCCGCTGCGCGACCCCGTCGCACTGCGCTCCCACATCGTCGCGCCGACCGGCTGA
- a CDS encoding aminotransferase class I/II-fold pyridoxal phosphate-dependent enzyme, whose amino-acid sequence MPLDPQVQAMRAAKAAAAVRPLYTLGIDEARAADLAAIQSEAGRPEPVGAVTDTELPGPDGPLPVRVYRPEGEGPFPVLVYFFGGGWTLGSIDTSDAICRALTNAAGCVTVSVGYRLAPEHPFPAAVFDCLAALRWAAEQAPRFDGDPARLAVGGDSAGGNLAAVVSLLARDQDGPAITAQLLVYPNTDHASATASMAENDDPLFFNQLSVDWYWKHYLADQADGADPLASPLRAGDHSGLPPALVITAEYDPLRDEGEAYAAKLAAAGVEVELTRYDGVVHGFFAMSGVLAAGRTAMGQAAGFLRRKLAPQAPVLLRQAELHGSLSDPVLDAMNFLNEVTGRFPEAVSFAPGRPYEGFFEVEQIESYLRSYLDRLAADGLDRDQVRTRLFQYGRTNGQIHELIARTLANDEGIEVPAESVVVTVGCQEAMLLALRALCAGPDDVLLVSSPAYVGITGAARVLDIEVAPVPEGPDGLEPAAVAAVARQLRAAGKRPRALYLVPDFANPSGSTLPLEVRHQLLALAGEQDLLVLEDNPYGFFVREGSPLPTMKSLDTARRVVYLGSFAKTAFPGARLGYLVADQEVLTADGGRTLLADQLSKIKSMTTVNTSAVSQAVIGGMLIELDCRLREANEQAIKHYRNALETLLAELERTFPADRHAEHGVRWNRPRGGFFVVVDVPVAVDHAALERSAREFGVLFTPMGDFYLHGGGSHQLRLSCSYLTDDQIIDGVGRLAAFLAAERAEDGGRTHG is encoded by the coding sequence ATGCCACTCGACCCCCAGGTGCAGGCCATGCGCGCGGCCAAGGCCGCCGCCGCGGTGCGCCCGCTCTACACACTGGGCATCGACGAGGCCCGGGCGGCCGACCTGGCCGCGATCCAGTCCGAGGCCGGCCGGCCGGAGCCGGTGGGCGCCGTCACCGACACCGAACTGCCGGGCCCCGACGGCCCGTTGCCGGTCCGGGTCTACCGGCCCGAGGGCGAAGGCCCGTTCCCGGTGCTGGTCTACTTCTTCGGCGGCGGCTGGACCCTGGGCAGCATCGACACCTCGGACGCGATCTGCCGGGCGCTGACCAACGCGGCCGGCTGCGTCACCGTCTCGGTCGGCTACCGGCTGGCGCCCGAACACCCCTTCCCCGCCGCGGTGTTCGACTGCCTGGCGGCGCTGCGCTGGGCCGCCGAGCAGGCCCCCCGGTTCGACGGCGACCCGGCCCGCCTCGCGGTCGGCGGCGACAGCGCGGGCGGCAACCTGGCCGCCGTCGTCAGCCTGCTGGCCCGCGACCAGGACGGCCCGGCGATCACCGCCCAGCTGCTGGTCTACCCGAACACCGACCACGCCTCGGCCACCGCCTCGATGGCGGAGAACGACGACCCGCTCTTCTTCAACCAGCTGTCGGTCGACTGGTACTGGAAGCACTACCTGGCCGACCAGGCCGACGGCGCCGACCCGTTGGCCTCCCCGCTGCGCGCGGGCGACCACTCGGGCCTCCCCCCGGCCCTGGTGATCACCGCCGAGTACGACCCGCTGCGCGACGAGGGCGAGGCCTACGCGGCCAAGCTCGCCGCGGCCGGCGTCGAGGTCGAACTGACCCGCTACGACGGCGTGGTGCACGGCTTCTTCGCGATGTCCGGCGTGCTGGCGGCGGGCCGCACCGCGATGGGCCAGGCGGCCGGCTTCCTGCGCCGCAAGCTGGCCCCGCAGGCCCCGGTGCTGCTGCGCCAGGCCGAGCTGCACGGCTCGCTGAGCGACCCGGTGCTGGACGCGATGAACTTCCTCAACGAGGTGACCGGCCGCTTCCCCGAGGCCGTCTCCTTCGCCCCCGGGCGCCCGTACGAGGGCTTCTTCGAGGTCGAGCAGATCGAGTCCTACCTGCGCAGCTACCTGGACCGGCTGGCGGCCGACGGCCTGGACCGCGACCAGGTGCGCACCCGGCTCTTCCAGTACGGCCGCACCAACGGCCAGATCCACGAGCTGATCGCCCGCACCCTGGCCAACGACGAGGGCATCGAGGTGCCCGCCGAGTCGGTGGTGGTCACCGTCGGCTGCCAGGAGGCGATGCTGCTCGCGCTGCGCGCGCTCTGCGCCGGCCCCGACGACGTGCTGCTGGTCAGCTCCCCGGCCTACGTCGGCATCACCGGCGCGGCCCGGGTGCTGGACATCGAGGTCGCCCCGGTGCCGGAGGGCCCGGACGGCCTGGAGCCGGCCGCGGTGGCGGCGGTGGCCCGCCAGCTGCGGGCGGCCGGCAAGCGGCCCCGCGCGCTCTACCTGGTGCCGGACTTCGCCAACCCCTCGGGCAGCACCCTGCCGCTGGAGGTGCGCCACCAGCTGCTGGCGCTGGCCGGCGAGCAGGACCTGCTGGTCCTGGAGGACAACCCGTACGGCTTCTTCGTCCGGGAGGGCTCGCCGCTGCCCACCATGAAGTCGCTGGACACCGCCCGCCGGGTGGTCTACCTGGGCTCCTTCGCCAAGACCGCCTTCCCGGGCGCCCGGCTCGGCTACCTGGTTGCCGACCAGGAGGTGCTCACCGCCGACGGCGGCCGCACCCTGCTGGCCGACCAGCTCTCCAAGATCAAGAGCATGACGACGGTCAACACCTCGGCGGTCAGCCAGGCGGTCATCGGCGGCATGCTGATCGAGCTGGACTGCCGGCTGCGGGAGGCCAACGAGCAGGCCATCAAGCACTACCGCAACGCGTTGGAGACCCTGCTCGCCGAGCTGGAGCGGACCTTCCCGGCCGACCGGCACGCCGAGCACGGGGTGCGCTGGAACCGGCCGCGCGGCGGCTTCTTCGTGGTGGTGGACGTGCCGGTGGCCGTCGACCACGCCGCGCTGGAGCGCTCGGCCCGCGAGTTCGGGGTGCTCTTCACCCCGATGGGCGACTTCTACCTGCACGGCGGCGGCTCGCACCAGCTGCGGCTCTCCTGCAGCTACCTGACCGACGACCAGATCATCGACGGGGTGGGCCGGCTGGCCGCCTTCCTGGCCGCCGAGCGCGCCGAGGACGGGGGACGGACCCATGGGTGA
- a CDS encoding TetR/AcrR family transcriptional regulator, which yields MGDARIARGNLTRRTVLQRAAEIASVEGLENISLGRLAAEVGISKSGIFALFGSKEELQLATVRSAISFYLEHLITPNRQLPEGIVKVRLLCDSWLRSSMGRVFPGGCFFFATSVEFAARPGPVRDLLAGAQREWIHYVERVIVAAIEAGELTADTDPATLAFELLSLLDGANSTALLHDDDTAYQKAATAILRRLRSAATDPALLCDPPALLTVA from the coding sequence GTGGGTGACGCACGAATCGCGCGGGGGAACCTGACGCGCCGAACAGTCCTCCAGCGGGCCGCCGAGATAGCGTCGGTGGAAGGACTGGAGAACATTTCGCTCGGCCGCCTGGCCGCCGAGGTGGGCATCAGCAAGAGTGGTATCTTCGCGCTGTTCGGCTCGAAGGAGGAGCTGCAGCTGGCCACCGTGCGATCGGCCATCAGTTTCTATCTTGAGCACCTCATCACGCCGAATCGGCAACTCCCCGAAGGGATTGTCAAGGTGCGTTTGCTGTGCGACAGTTGGCTGCGTAGTTCGATGGGCCGGGTTTTTCCCGGCGGCTGCTTCTTCTTCGCCACCTCGGTCGAGTTCGCGGCCCGCCCGGGGCCGGTCCGCGATCTGCTGGCCGGTGCTCAGCGCGAGTGGATCCACTACGTCGAGCGGGTGATCGTGGCGGCGATCGAGGCCGGCGAGCTCACTGCCGACACCGATCCCGCGACCCTGGCCTTCGAGCTGCTGTCCCTGCTCGACGGTGCCAACAGCACCGCGCTGCTGCACGACGACGACACCGCCTACCAGAAGGCGGCCACCGCGATCCTGCGGCGGCTGCGGTCGGCGGCCACCGATCCGGCCCTGCTCTGCGACCCGCCCGCCCTGCTGACCGTCGCCTGA
- a CDS encoding beta-ketoacyl-[acyl-carrier-protein] synthase family protein, translating to MTAVVTGLGLFSPLGRGAEEVFAGLIAGKSGIRDIPEGHVLGNSVAFAGLAPEIAATEVLPATEGRMVDRFVLMALAAADDALADAGLTVGQDVDPERVAVVVSSGAGGLTTYEAQTLARAERGHTAVSPYLLPGMLPNMAAARIAIKHGIQGYSSSIATACTASAHAVAEAFRLIQEGHTDVVVCGGSESPLNPTSALAFGHARALATNWADPTQASRPFDRRRNGFVLAEGAGVLVVERAEHAAARGAGGYADLIGWGATTDAFKPTTPRPDGAGAAGAMKRAIAVSGLDPADIGYINAHGTATKIGDSAEAKAIRAVFGDHHPAVSSTKGQTGHLLGGTGALEAAVSVLALAKGLLPATANLEEVGPDCELDHVRGVARPAAVRAVLSNSFAFGGHNVSLLFGPASTPKRRGRENDGD from the coding sequence ATGACCGCCGTGGTGACCGGTCTCGGTCTCTTCTCCCCGCTCGGCCGCGGCGCCGAGGAGGTCTTCGCGGGCCTGATCGCCGGCAAGTCCGGCATCCGCGACATCCCTGAGGGCCACGTGCTCGGCAACTCCGTGGCCTTCGCCGGCCTGGCGCCGGAGATCGCCGCCACCGAGGTGCTGCCGGCCACCGAGGGCCGGATGGTGGACCGGTTCGTGCTGATGGCCCTGGCCGCGGCCGACGACGCGCTGGCCGACGCCGGACTGACGGTGGGTCAGGACGTCGACCCGGAGCGGGTCGCCGTGGTCGTCTCCAGCGGCGCCGGCGGCCTGACCACCTACGAGGCGCAGACCCTGGCCCGCGCCGAGCGCGGCCACACCGCCGTCAGCCCGTACCTGCTGCCCGGCATGCTGCCCAACATGGCGGCCGCCCGGATCGCCATCAAGCACGGCATCCAGGGCTACAGCTCCTCGATCGCCACCGCCTGCACCGCCAGCGCGCACGCGGTGGCCGAGGCCTTCCGGCTGATCCAGGAGGGCCACACCGACGTGGTGGTCTGCGGCGGCTCCGAGTCGCCGCTCAACCCGACCAGCGCGCTGGCCTTCGGCCACGCCCGGGCGCTGGCCACCAACTGGGCGGACCCGACCCAGGCCAGCCGCCCGTTCGACCGGCGCCGCAACGGCTTCGTGCTGGCCGAGGGCGCCGGCGTGCTGGTGGTGGAGCGGGCCGAGCACGCGGCGGCCCGCGGCGCCGGCGGCTACGCCGACCTGATCGGCTGGGGCGCCACCACCGACGCCTTCAAGCCCACCACCCCGCGCCCGGACGGCGCCGGCGCGGCGGGCGCGATGAAGCGGGCGATCGCCGTCTCCGGCCTGGACCCGGCCGACATCGGCTACATCAACGCCCACGGCACCGCGACCAAGATCGGCGACTCGGCGGAGGCCAAGGCGATCCGCGCGGTCTTCGGCGACCACCACCCGGCGGTCAGCAGCACCAAGGGCCAGACCGGGCACCTGCTCGGCGGCACCGGCGCGCTGGAGGCCGCGGTCAGCGTGCTGGCGCTGGCCAAGGGCCTGCTGCCGGCCACCGCCAACCTGGAGGAGGTCGGCCCGGACTGCGAGCTGGACCACGTGCGCGGCGTGGCCCGCCCGGCCGCGGTGCGCGCCGTGCTCTCCAACTCCTTCGCCTTCGGCGGGCACAACGTCAGCCTGCTGTTCGGCCCGGCGAGCACCCCGAAGCGGCGCGGCCGGGAGAACGACGGTGACTGA
- a CDS encoding alpha-hydroxy acid oxidase: MLDIASYESAAQGVLTEQVWDFIQGGSGSESALAANRAALDRLRIRPRVLVDVSQCSTATTVLGAPLAAPLGVAPMAYHRLACPDGETATAEAAGKAGSLLTVSMFASRTLEDIAAAASGPLWLQLYWLRERQALVELAARAAAAGFQALVLTVDAPRVARRPRDVRSGFSVPGDIRAVNLPAALMSSSHRRTEGASAIEKHSREQFDSSITWADLAWLRERTGLPLILKGVLTAEDARLALAHGASGVVVSNHGGRQLDSAVASADALPEVVDAVAGRALVAVDGGIRHGGDLLKVLALGADLAMVGRPVFWGLAQGGATGAAEVLRLLTEELDEAMALSGCPRLTEITRALITSR; the protein is encoded by the coding sequence GTGCTTGACATAGCAAGCTACGAGTCGGCTGCCCAGGGGGTGCTGACCGAGCAGGTCTGGGACTTCATCCAGGGCGGCAGCGGCAGCGAGTCCGCCCTCGCCGCCAACCGCGCGGCGCTGGACCGGCTGCGGATCCGACCACGGGTCCTGGTGGACGTCTCACAGTGCTCGACCGCGACCACGGTGCTCGGCGCGCCGCTGGCCGCACCACTGGGCGTGGCCCCGATGGCCTACCACCGGCTGGCCTGCCCGGACGGCGAGACCGCCACCGCCGAGGCGGCCGGCAAGGCCGGCTCGCTGCTCACCGTCAGCATGTTCGCCAGCCGCACCCTGGAGGACATCGCCGCCGCCGCGAGCGGGCCGCTGTGGCTCCAGCTCTACTGGCTGCGCGAGCGGCAGGCCCTGGTCGAACTCGCCGCACGGGCCGCCGCGGCCGGCTTCCAGGCCCTGGTGCTGACGGTGGACGCGCCGCGGGTGGCCCGCCGCCCGCGCGACGTGCGCAGCGGCTTCAGCGTGCCCGGCGACATCCGGGCGGTGAACCTGCCGGCCGCGCTGATGTCCAGCTCGCACCGGCGCACCGAGGGCGCCTCGGCGATCGAGAAGCACTCCCGCGAGCAGTTCGACTCCTCGATCACCTGGGCCGACCTGGCCTGGCTGCGCGAGCGCACCGGGCTGCCGCTGATCCTCAAGGGCGTGCTGACCGCCGAGGACGCGCGGCTCGCGCTGGCCCACGGCGCGTCGGGCGTGGTGGTCTCCAACCACGGCGGCCGGCAGCTGGACAGCGCGGTGGCCTCGGCCGACGCCCTGCCCGAGGTGGTGGACGCGGTGGCCGGGCGGGCCCTGGTCGCGGTGGACGGCGGGATCCGGCACGGCGGCGACCTGCTGAAGGTGCTGGCGCTCGGCGCCGACCTGGCGATGGTTGGCCGACCAGTCTTCTGGGGGCTGGCCCAGGGCGGCGCGACCGGAGCGGCCGAGGTGCTGCGACTGCTCACCGAAGAACTCGACGAGGCGATGGCACTCTCCGGGTGCCCGCGGCTCACGGAAATCACCCGTGCCCTGATCACTTCCCGATAA
- a CDS encoding beta-ketoacyl synthase N-terminal-like domain-containing protein, whose amino-acid sequence MPELLAAPAARPVVVTAIDAVTACGRGTAALAEAVFTGADSFSEVDRFDVSARRTTRAAQLPGTPDLAAELRAVVRGAITAAGLTDEQLVDTPLMFAGTPDRAAARPGGAERPELRAGALAAALAADTGLNGVLRTYTTACVAASTAVADAAALISTGRLDRVVVAAGYFLEADRFTLFDSARALAADGRLRPFSTGRQGMVLGDAAVAVVLEAEPAATGRGREPLARLAGWGRAGDAYHVSQPHPEGLGLARAVGAALRRAALAAEELDYVNAHGTGTTASDTAESAGLHRALGAQVAARVPVSSSKSVHGHCLEASGLVELAVSVLALNEGRLPVNGGDYLPDPDCPLTVVDRPLSAPLRHVLSVNSAFGGANTALVVSR is encoded by the coding sequence ATGCCTGAGCTGCTCGCCGCACCGGCGGCCCGGCCCGTGGTGGTGACCGCGATCGACGCGGTCACCGCCTGCGGGCGGGGCACCGCCGCGCTGGCCGAGGCGGTCTTCACCGGCGCCGACTCGTTCTCCGAGGTCGACCGGTTCGACGTCTCGGCCCGCCGCACCACCCGGGCCGCCCAGCTGCCCGGCACTCCCGACCTGGCCGCCGAGCTGCGCGCCGTGGTCCGCGGCGCGATCACCGCCGCCGGCCTGACGGACGAACAACTCGTCGACACCCCACTGATGTTCGCCGGAACCCCGGACCGCGCCGCGGCCCGCCCCGGCGGCGCCGAACGGCCCGAGCTGCGGGCCGGCGCACTGGCCGCGGCGCTGGCCGCCGACACCGGCCTGAACGGCGTCCTGCGCACCTACACCACCGCCTGCGTGGCCGCCAGCACCGCGGTCGCCGACGCGGCCGCGCTGATCTCCACCGGGCGCCTGGACCGGGTGGTGGTGGCCGCCGGGTACTTCCTGGAGGCCGACCGCTTCACCCTCTTCGACAGCGCCCGGGCCCTCGCCGCGGACGGCCGGCTGCGGCCGTTCAGCACCGGCCGCCAGGGCATGGTGCTCGGCGACGCGGCGGTGGCCGTGGTGCTGGAGGCCGAGCCGGCCGCCACCGGGCGCGGCCGGGAGCCGCTGGCCCGACTGGCCGGCTGGGGCCGGGCCGGCGACGCCTACCACGTCAGCCAGCCGCACCCCGAGGGCCTGGGCCTGGCCCGCGCCGTCGGCGCCGCGCTGCGCCGCGCCGCACTGGCCGCCGAGGAACTGGACTACGTGAACGCGCACGGCACCGGCACCACCGCCAGCGACACCGCGGAGAGCGCCGGACTGCACCGCGCGCTCGGCGCGCAGGTCGCCGCCCGGGTGCCGGTCAGCTCCAGCAAGTCGGTGCACGGGCACTGCCTGGAGGCCTCCGGACTGGTCGAACTGGCCGTCTCGGTGCTCGCCCTGAACGAGGGCCGGCTGCCGGTGAACGGCGGCGACTACCTGCCCGACCCGGACTGCCCGCTGACCGTGGTGGACCGGCCGCTGAGCGCCCCGCTGCGCCACGTGCTCTCCGTCAACTCGGCCTTCGGCGGGGCCAATACCGCACTGGTGGTGAGTCGATGA
- a CDS encoding class I adenylate-forming enzyme family protein, producing the protein MNAPWNRAELAADPQLGTGNVLTALIERGKGLDDPALTFDTEVDGHPAWQALSLRQLGERVAARSAALHALGVKPRDPVAVYVTDAADQVLSFLALARLGAIGALINGAMPGGTAARYVRVRFGDDTPVLVDQAHRELLLEHGLKAELLLDVKELGKGDAAAAPAPFRYHPDDPAVITHSSGTTGLSKAVGHSHRSLFASIKHRLSLPKPQGMERILSALPSAHAATVIAVNLALASHIELALISAPHGPVVLDAIEQWRPESILGFAAVWSELAGTDLTARDLSSVRAWWNTGDCAHEAHVRRLVAVGSRDVLENRKKVKRTGSIFLDGLGSSEMGHSQFFITHTPDSNRYGRCIGKPHAFSDCAVLDENGDKLPVGKVGQLGINAPTLSIGYWNDSTTTYRTRVGGYFLTGDLVYRDEAGYFYHVDRMVDSVQLDDGSWLYTAATEEKVLATCPEVLECTVVAVPAEAGEPASATLLLVPAPGAELGEEQRAQALAALEPNVRAAIREVLAIDSAVLPLGPTGKVRKVALRELYRSGELAALIAGSEVSA; encoded by the coding sequence ATGAACGCACCGTGGAACCGGGCCGAACTCGCGGCCGACCCGCAGCTGGGCACCGGTAACGTGCTCACCGCGCTGATCGAGCGGGGCAAGGGCCTCGACGACCCGGCGCTGACCTTCGACACCGAGGTGGACGGCCACCCGGCCTGGCAGGCCCTGAGCCTGCGTCAGCTGGGCGAGCGGGTGGCGGCCCGGTCCGCCGCGCTGCACGCCCTCGGGGTCAAGCCCCGGGACCCGGTCGCGGTCTACGTCACCGACGCCGCCGACCAGGTGCTCAGCTTCCTCGCGCTGGCCCGGCTCGGTGCGATCGGCGCCCTGATCAACGGTGCGATGCCCGGCGGGACGGCTGCCCGCTACGTCCGGGTGCGGTTCGGCGACGACACCCCGGTGCTGGTCGACCAGGCCCACCGCGAGCTCCTGCTGGAGCACGGACTGAAGGCCGAACTGCTGCTGGACGTCAAGGAGTTGGGCAAGGGCGACGCGGCCGCCGCGCCGGCCCCGTTCCGCTACCACCCGGACGACCCGGCGGTGATCACCCACTCCTCCGGCACCACCGGCCTGTCCAAGGCGGTCGGCCACTCGCACCGCAGCCTGTTCGCCTCGATCAAGCACCGGCTGTCGCTGCCCAAGCCGCAGGGCATGGAGCGCATCCTCAGCGCGCTGCCCTCGGCGCACGCCGCCACCGTGATCGCGGTCAACCTGGCGCTGGCCAGCCACATCGAGCTCGCGCTGATCTCCGCCCCGCACGGCCCGGTGGTGCTGGACGCCATCGAGCAGTGGCGCCCGGAGAGCATCCTGGGCTTCGCCGCCGTCTGGTCCGAGCTGGCCGGCACCGACCTGACCGCCCGCGACCTGAGCTCGGTGCGGGCCTGGTGGAACACCGGCGACTGCGCGCACGAGGCGCACGTGCGCCGACTGGTCGCGGTCGGCAGCCGCGACGTGCTGGAGAACCGCAAGAAGGTCAAGCGGACCGGCTCGATCTTCCTGGACGGCCTGGGCTCCAGCGAGATGGGCCACTCCCAGTTCTTCATCACCCACACCCCGGACAGCAACCGCTACGGCCGCTGCATCGGCAAGCCGCACGCCTTCTCGGACTGCGCGGTGCTGGACGAGAACGGCGACAAGCTGCCGGTCGGCAAGGTCGGCCAGCTGGGCATCAACGCCCCGACCCTGTCGATCGGTTACTGGAACGACTCGACCACCACCTACCGGACCCGGGTGGGCGGCTACTTCCTCACCGGCGACCTGGTCTACCGGGACGAGGCGGGCTACTTCTACCACGTGGACCGGATGGTGGACTCGGTCCAGCTGGACGACGGCTCCTGGCTCTACACCGCCGCCACCGAGGAGAAGGTGCTGGCCACCTGCCCCGAGGTGCTGGAGTGCACCGTGGTCGCGGTCCCGGCCGAGGCCGGCGAGCCGGCCAGCGCCACCCTGCTGCTGGTCCCGGCGCCCGGCGCCGAACTGGGCGAGGAGCAGCGCGCCCAGGCGCTGGCCGCGCTGGAGCCGAACGTCCGGGCGGCGATCCGCGAGGTGCTGGCCATCGACTCGGCGGTGCTGCCGCTCGGGCCGACCGGCAAGGTCCGCAAGGTCGCCCTGCGCGAGCTCTACCGCAGCGGCGAACTGGCCGCGCTGATCGCCGGTTCGGAGGTGTCCGCATGA
- a CDS encoding beta-ketoacyl synthase chain length factor gives MTERWRKEFERSGFTVLASAEHDPQGGRPAPVPGFVASDFPGLVAGVADRCLGRRHAAAPLAPEAGERTALLLVSPGGDQETARTIADLVDAGKRVSPLLFFQSVPNSIGGKVTSRWGITGPLVCISPVDDPVDDASAQAELMLATGEVDEVLVVLAELAGPGAESDQAVAVLLGPGGPEPRRHPNP, from the coding sequence ATGACGGAGCGTTGGCGCAAGGAGTTCGAGCGGTCCGGCTTCACCGTGCTGGCCTCGGCCGAGCACGACCCGCAGGGCGGCCGGCCCGCCCCGGTGCCCGGCTTCGTCGCCTCCGACTTCCCCGGCCTGGTGGCCGGGGTGGCGGACCGCTGCCTGGGCCGGCGGCACGCGGCCGCACCGCTGGCCCCCGAAGCGGGCGAGCGGACCGCACTGCTGCTGGTCAGCCCCGGTGGCGACCAGGAGACCGCACGCACCATCGCCGACCTGGTGGACGCCGGCAAGCGGGTCTCCCCGCTGCTCTTCTTCCAGTCGGTGCCCAACTCGATCGGCGGCAAGGTGACCTCCCGCTGGGGGATCACCGGCCCGCTGGTCTGCATCAGCCCGGTGGACGACCCGGTGGACGACGCGAGCGCCCAGGCCGAGCTGATGCTGGCCACCGGCGAGGTGGACGAAGTGCTGGTGGTGCTGGCCGAACTGGCCGGCCCCGGCGCCGAGTCGGACCAGGCCGTCGCGGTGCTGCTGGGCCCGGGCGGGCCCGAGCCGCGCCGCCACCCGAACCCCTAA